From the genome of Xylocopilactobacillus apis:
GCGATTCATCATTTAATTAAATATCGTGGTCATTTTTTAATTGAAGGAAAAATAAATCCTGAAAATACTTTTGATATTAACGAGTTAGTTGATTATTTAAAAGAATTTAACGAAATTTTTTATAGTGATAGTCCGATATTTGAAATTAAAGATTCAAGTTTAATTAACCAAGGGTTATTAGATTTTGATAAATCCAAAACAGAGAGAGTAGAAAATGCTATTAAGGGCTTTGAGGTTGAAAAAGGTGACTTGCCAATCTTAAAAGCTATTTTGATGGCAATTGTTGGTAATACGGTTGATTTAATAAAGATTTTTGATAAATCACAAGAAGTTGAAAAAGAAGAACAGAAGAACTATAAATTCAAGTTTTCAGATGAAAACTTAGATGAAACTCTTGGAAATTTAGCATCAATTTTGTCTGAAGATGAGTTTCAATTTGTTAACAATTTACATAACGCATATGACGGTTTGACACTTCGTTCGATTTTACAAGAACATAAATCAATTTCCGAAGCAATGGTTCAACGTTATGAAGATCATAAAAGAAATCTGAAACTTTTAAAAACTAAGTTTCGTAATCCTAAAACAAAGGAAGCATTTGATGAAGCGTATCGTAAAGTTTTGTCACATGATGAGAAACTTCAAGAACCTGGCAGAAAATACTTTCGAGATGTAATTGTTGATAAAATTGCGGAAGAATTTAGTAATGAGCCAGAATTTGATTCTATCAGCGGTGTTATAACTAATAATAAAAGTCGTGAACAAGATGTTCAGCAATCTATTGTTGAGTTAACGGCGATTGTTAAAAAAAGGGTCGATAAACTTGATCCTTTGGCAATAGAAGATTATCAACTTGTACAAATGCTGAATGATATAAATTTAGGGAATTTCTTGTTGACACAGCGTAATAAAAGCAACGGAGTTATTCCGCATCAGCTGCATGAGAATGAATTAAGAAAAATTATTGAAAAACAGAGTAAATATTACCCGTTTTTAAACTCTACTTATCAAAAAGAAGAGAAAACCGAAAATAAAATTGTTGGTCTTTTAACTTTTAGAGTTCCTTATTATGTTGGTCCACTTGTAGAAAAAGAAAAAGTTCAAGGTGATAGTACGAATCATTGGATGAAGCGAAAACGTGAAGGTGTTATAACACCTTGGAATCTGGATGATATGGTTGATACAGATGAATCTGCCAAACAGTTTATTAAAAGGATGACAATTAAGGATACTTATTTAATTCATGAGGATACAATCCCGCAAAATTCAATGATTTATCAAAAATACACGGTTCTTCAGGAGTTAAATAATGTTCGCTATGTACTAAAGGGTGAAACAAGGCGTTGTCGGCTACCTGTTAAATTAAAACAGAAAATTTTTAATAATGTCTTTAAAGAACATTCCAACGTAACCAAAAGAATGGTCGAAGATTATATTTTAAGTAACGAAGGTTTAAATGCAGAAATTGTTGGATTAGCTAGCAAGACTAAGTTTAATAATTCACTGAAGACTTATAACTATTTTGTTAGTGTGTTTGGAAGAGATTTTGTCGAAGATCCAAAACATGAAGAATTACTTGAAGACATCGTTGAAATTCAAACCATTTTTGAAGATAAGAAACTTATAAAGAGGCAATTATCCAAACACGAAGAATTATCTGAAGAGCAAATTAAGAAGCTTAGCAATAAACATTACACAGGCTGGGGAAGACTCTCAAAGAAATTTTTAACTGCAAAAAAGATTTATGTTAAATTGCCGGAAAATGCCACATCTAGCAATTACAGCATTTTAGACCTTTTATATTTAACAGGCCTTAATTTAATGGAAATTATCAATGATCCTGTATACAAAGTAAATGATTGGATTTCTAAAGAGAATCAAAGTGTTGAAGAAAAAAACAATATTTATCAAGCAATTAGTGATTTAGCAGGGGCTCCAAATATTAAAAGAGGCATCAGACAATCTTTTAGGATTCTAGATGATATTAAAAAAGCGATGGGCGGAGTGGCTCCTAGTAATGTTTTTTTGGAATTTGCAAGAGAAACTCAAGCTTCTAAAACAACGAATTCTCGAATCAATCGGTTAAAACAGCTTTATAGTAATAAAGAAATTAAAGCCGAATTTGCAGAAATTTCAAAACAATTATCTGAAGAAAATAAAGAAACAATCAAAGATGATCGTCTTTATTTATATTATCTTCAACTTGGAAAAGATATGTATACTGGTAAACCAATTCCAATTGAAGATATCTCTTCTAACTATGATATCGATCATATTGTTCCTCAAGCCTATACCAAAAATAACTCACTTGATAATCGAGTTTTAGTTAATAGAGCTGATAATGCAAGAAAAAGCGATTCTCCAACTTACGTACCAGAATTAATTGAAAGAATGCGTCCATTTTGGTTACACCTTTTGAACCTTGGATTGATTAGTAAGGATAAGTTTAATTCGTTGACTCGAAAAGGGGATTTTGATGAAACTCAAAAGAAAAGATTTATTGCTAGATCTTTGGTTGAGACAAGACAAATTATTAAAAACGTTGCTGCTTTAATTGAAGATTATTTTGGAGAAGATACAAAAGCGGTGGCAATTAGAGCTAGCTTAACTGGTGATATGAGAAGATATACTCATAAATTAAAGAATCGTGATATTAACGATTATCATCATGCTCATGATGCTTTAATGATTGCAACGGTCGGGAAGTATATTCAACGGCGAGGTTTTGATGCTAACGGCGATTTTACTTATGATGCTTTTAATCGGTATACCAAAAAATGGCTCAAAGAAAAACGTGAAGAAGGTAAGGATAATGATCGCATTGATCCTTATGGTTTTGTAGTTGGAAGTATGAGAAGTCAGTCTTTAATTCAGCAAACTAATCGAGAAACCGGTGAAATTGTCTGGACCGAAGAAAATTATCAATATTTATTAAAACAGCTCGAAGAAAGAAATATATTATTTACTCGTCGAACTGAAGATTCAAAAGGACAGTTATATAAGGAGACTCGTTTTCCAAGTAAGCTTCATGATCCAAAAACTAAAGGGAAGCAGCCATTTAATGATAAACAATCTGTTGAGTTGTACGGTGGATTTGATTCCATTCAACTAGCTTATTCGATTCTCGTTTACTATAAAAAAGAATTTCGTTTAATGGGCGTTAGAAGGATTTGGGTTGATGCAATGAAGAAAGACCCAGAATTTTTAGAACGAAAAGTTGAAGAGATTGCACCTGGAGCTAAAATTATTTTAAGCCATATTCCAAGTGAACAAGAGATTATTAAAGATGGGGCCCGGATGACCATTGGTTCAGCCACCGAACTCCATAATGCTCAACAATTGTATCTTGCACATGATTTATATAATAATTTAACGATAGTTTTAAAGGCAGATAACGAAGAACAAGCAGATGCAAGATTAGAGAGAGTTACTACAAAAACTGCTTCTGATATTTTAAACCAGGCTTTTGATGCAATCACTCAAGCAATGAAAGAGTATTTTCCGATGCATAAAAATTATTTAAAACAGATGTTGGAGTATCGTGATAAGTTTATTGAAAGTAAATTTGAAGATCAAAGAGACTTATTACAAGGAATCTTAAGTGGACTTCATGCTGATGCAACTTATAAAAAAATAGACTTTAGTTCTAGCTTTGGCAGGTTCCAGAGAAAGATTAATCTTTCATATGGATTAACATTAGGACATAATTTTAGCATTAACGATGTTTTTCTTTTCAATTCGCCTTCAGGAATTTTTCAAAGAAAAGTACAAATTAAAAATTTGCCATCAATTCGAGATTTAGAATAAAAATGAGCATAAAAAAAGTCCCTCTCGGGACAGTACATAAACTCTCAGATAAACTGATTGTTTTACTTCAATTCACTATGTCAGTTCAACGAGGTAGACCATGTAGATTTACCTACAAAGATAATATACATTATTAGATAGGATTTGTAAATGGGATGGCGAACAGTTGTTATAACTAAGCACTCAAAAGCTTCTTATAAGATGGAACATTTGATTATTCAAACTGAAGATGATGTTGTAAAGATACCGATGTCGGATATTCAAATTTTATTAATTGCAACAACTGAATCGGTTATAACATCTCATCTTGTAATGGAATTGGCAAAAAGAGATATAAAAATCATCTTTACGGATAATAAGAAAATGCCTGTTGGAGAGTTTAATCCGTATTATAGTAATTTAAATCGAAATAGAAATATTTTAAAACAAATTTCCTGGGATTCAGATAAAAAATCGTTGTTGTGGCAGGCGATTATAAAAATAAAAATTACTAACCAAGCAAAGCTCTTAGCAAAGTATGACCGCGAAAAATATGATGGGAATCTGGCAAATATAGATTTAGAAGAATTAATTAACCAGATTGAAATTGGAGATGTTACCAATCGAGAAGCTGTCGCGGCCAGAATGTATTTTCAAAGATTGTTTGATACAAAGTTTAATCGAAGAAATGATGAAAATGAAATTAATGGTTATTTAAATTTTGGATATTCGATACTATTATCGTTAATAACTCAAGAAATTTGTTGTGCTGGATATTTAACTGAGTTAGGGGTTCATCATAATAGTATGGAAAATTTTTATAATCTTGCTTCAGATTTTATAGAACCTTTTCGAATTTTTGTTGATGAAATTGCCTTTAATAAAACACCGGGATCAGAATTAGATATGTCTGATAAATTAGAATTAGTAGATCTTTTAAATCAAACAATTACAACGAACAATGGAGATGCGTTGTTATCAGGTGTTATCAAGACGTTTGTTAGAAGCTGTCTTAAATATTTATCAGAAGACGTTGAGAATATCCCTGAATTAGAGATAAAAGTATGAGCTTAAGGTATCGTGTTATGAGATTATTAATTTTCTTTGATGTACCAACTTTGACTGCAGATGATCGAAGAAATTATCGTAAGTTGCATCAATCTTTAGTTAAGGAGGGCTTTTTAATGATTCAGGAATCAGTTTATTCTAGAGTTTTAATAAATAAACAATCTGCTGCTTTTTTAGAAGAAAGAATCCAAAGAGTTGCTCCAGTAAATGGAATTGTTCAATCAATGATTGTTACTGAAAAGCAATATTCTGAAATTAAATTTCTTGCAGGTAAAAAGATTGATGATGTTAGAAATTCTGATGAACGGATGATCGTAATATGACTAAATCTCTGACAATTTTTCCTTTTGATCCGATTAGTTTAAAAAATGGCTATAATTCAATAAATATTCAAAATATACCTTTGTTTTGGAAGATAATAAATAGTTTAAAAGAAGAAGATAAGGATGTTTTAGTATTTAGCGAAAATAACAAAATTTTAGATTTTTCTAAGTATATAGTTTATTTAGGAGATATTGGAAGTTGTCCAAGTCCAAAACAAGTTTTTTATAAACAAATCTTAAAAAAATTAAATAGTTTTATTTCTGATGAAAGTAAACATAATATTTATCTTTTAGATCGTGAGATCAGAAATATTCTTTCAAAAGAAGTTTTTAATTTAGGATTGCCCTTAGAAGTAAGTCAGGAATGGTCTTTTGATGATATAATTAAAATGTTGGATTTAAGTTATAGTTTTCATCAGAATACAAATCCAATAGATTTACTTAACGAGTTTGTGGATTTATCTTTTTATCTTGGTGATATTAGAATTTTAATTTTTACCAACCTTAGCTATTATTTTTCTAAGGAAGAATTTGAAAAAGTTGTCTATGAGCTTGAGAGTAAAGAAGTTTTAGTTTTGTCGTTAAATTTGTCAATTGAGGGCATAAGTAAAAATGAAGCGGATAAACATGGTTGTTTTATTGATAGTGATTTCACTATGTTCACTAACTGGTAATTCGAACGCATGTTCCGCTTCAGAACTATGTCAGTTCAATGAGGGTTAGACCTCTATTTTTAATAAATAGTTTTGATTTTTTGCTTCAGAACTATGTCAGTTCAATGAGGGTTAGACCGCCCGTTTAATCTTTATAATTGAATTAAGAGCTTCAGAACTATGTCAGTTCAATGAGGGTTAGACCTAGGTTTCGAGCCTTGCCGAGCACATTTAAGCTTCAGAACTATGTCAGTTCAATGAGGGTTAGACCACGATTTCGACGATTTGAAGTGTTTAATCTGCTTCAGAACTATGTCAGTTCAATGAGGGTTAGACCTTGAAGTTTACTCTCACCTACTGAAGAAGAGCTTCAGAACTATGTCAGTTCAATGAGGGTTAGACCTGGCGATCATACCACAAATGATGTTATCAAGCTTCAGAACTATGTCAGTTCAATGAGGGTTAGACCAAAATCAGGATCGCTATCACGTGCTACAAGAGCTTCAGAACTATGTCAGTTCAATGAGGGTTAGACCATTGATCCGGACTATTATCAAGATAAAAACGCTTCAGAACTATGTCAGTTCAATGAGGGTTAGACCGCAGACGTACCAGATCGATTTAATCGATGTGCTTCAGAACTATGTCAGTTCAATGAGGGTTAGACCTGGTGGTTCGTCAGAGCGCTTTTGCACTAAGCTTCAGAACTATGTCAGTTCAATGAGGGTTAGACCTGTCATACTTTAAACGATAGCCAACATCACGCTTCAGAACTATGTCAGTTCAATGAGGGTTAGACCAGATTACTTTGCAAATTATGCTCAACAAACGCTTCAGAACTATGTCAGTTCAATGAGGGTTAGACCTACTAAGCTGAAACATTTTCTGCTCTAAAAGCTTCAGAACTATGTCAGTTCAATGAGGGTTAGACCTATTTTACACAGACACAGTACAAAATTATGGCTTCAGAACTATGTCAGTTCAATGAGGGTTAGACCGGCGGATATCTTGGATCAAGCTCCACAGATGCTTCAGAACTATGTCAGTTCAATGAGGGTTAGACCCTTGTAGCGCCTGTCCGTGTGAAGCCATTAGCTTCAGAACTATGTCAGTTCAATGAGGGTTAGACCTCTCGATCTCTAAGTTCTACCGAGCCTAAGGCTTCAGAACTATGTCAGTTCAATGAGGGTTAGACCGCCATTGCGTACCCGTTTTTAACTTCTGGTGCTTCAGAACTATGTCAGTTTAATAAGAGTCTAGTTCCATTCAAACATGTAAAGTAATTAAAAAAATTGATCCTCTAATTTATGACAATACTTATATGTTTTCTATTTAAATTGTTTGTAGATGTTCAAATTCCAAAACCAAAAAATCTCTCCAGTTATACACAAAAACTGAAGAGATTTTTAATTTAAAGAAATTATCTTTATAATGAAATTAGGAATTATTTATTCTTTGCCCGCTTTTTTCAGCGAGAAGAAAATGAACCCTAGAGCGCCACAAGAAATTATACTTAAAATTATCATTGAATTCACTACTTAACCCGCTTTCTTATTGTTTAGATCAGTGTAACAAAAATAAAGGTAAAATTAACTAAAAATATGAAACAAAATAAAAATTTAATCTATATTTTAAGAATAATTGTGACGGCGGTTATCATTTGTATTTTGTTTTGGGTTGCGCTTACTGGGAGTGAGCAGCTGTTACAAGGATTAATTGGAATTTTAATCATCTCGTTCATTGTGAATTTGTTAAATCAATTGCATTTTAATTAGCAAAAGATGAGGGTATAATCTTTTTTCCAGATAAATGTTCAAAGAAAAAGCAAAATTTTCTGATACATTTATTAATTGATTAACGTTATAAAAGGAGATATACCAATGTCTAGTAACGACAAGAATTCAATAGCTTCAGGTTTTCGCCGTTTTCTTTTACGAGATAATGTGATTGGAATGGCAATCGGCTTAGTAGTAGGATCAGCTTTTTCAAATATTATTCGTTCTTTTGTCAGTAATTTAATTAACCCATTTGTAAGCATTATCTTAAATCGTGTTAACTTTGCCCAAAAAGTACTACAGGTTGGTGAAGGTCCAAATGCAATTTATGTTCGTTGGGGTCAATTCATAAGTGACTTACTTAATTTTTTAATTTTGGCTTTCATCGTTTATATGATTATTTGGTGGTTAAATAAAACCATTGCTAAAAATCCAGAAGATCGTTTTGGGTATAATGCTGAGTTGGATGAGCTAAAAGAAATTCGAAAAATTATGGCATATCAAACCTTACAGCAAGATAAAGAACGGAAACAACAGAAAGAATACAATTACAGGAATGGATCTGCTAATGAGCCAAGAAATAATGAACATTATCGAAGATAATTTTTTTGTTTTAAAAAAAGTACAAAGTATTGTTTAATAATAATATGGAAATTTCACGAAGAACAAGATCGCACGTAGATTATAGTCATTATCGTCAGTCAAATTTTGAAGTGCTGCGTATATTAAGTATGTACGCAATCATTATTCACCATTTAATTGCCCACAGCGGCTTCACGTGGAGTCAATTTAAAGTTACGCCAATTAAAATCTGGCTGATGTCAATACTCCCTTTGGGAAAAGTTGGTGTTGGAACTTTTATCCTGATTACGGGATATTTTACTTTTCGGCATCCTCCCAAGTTAAAAACGTTGTTGCGCATTGTAACTACTACCAGCTTTTATTCAATCCTGATTTATATTTTGGCTAATTTAACCATTCCAGGCACAAGGGTTACACCGCAAACTTTTTTTCAGAGCGTATTTCCAATTATTTCTAATTTTTATTGGTTTGCGACTGCTTACTTTTTCATGTATATTTTGATGCCTTATCTTAATACTCTTGCAGAAAAAATGGCTTTAAAACAATACATTATTTTGTTGGCAGTATTAATTTTTGTAATTTGCGGACCGGCTTATTTAATGTATTATGGGATCCCCGTTTATGGTTACACAGATGTTGCAGTTATGGTTCTTTTATGGTTTACGGGAGCATTTCTTCGCAAGTATGAGCAATACATTAATATCAGAAGCTGGCTTCTGCTTATTTTCTTACTAGTTCTAATTGCAGGTAATTTTTTATTTCACTTTTGGGGTTTTAATATTGGAATTGAACACCCTAAGGTTTATACATATACAATGAATATCGGAATGTATAACTATAGTTTCTATAGTTATGTTGTGGCAATTGTGGTTTTTCTTTTATTTAGAAACATGCGGTTGAAGCCTAATTTTCTTGTCAATTACGCAGCCAGCGGCGTTTTTGCTGTTTATTTAATTCACGATAATCCATATATTTCTGGCTTAATTTTTAGAAATTTTATTCATTTTACCAAGGTAAAAGAATTACCGATGGTAATGCAACAGACTTTTACAATTCCAGCGGTGATACTTTTTGTTTGTCTTTTGATAGAGTATTCAAGAACAATTATGTTTGGTAAATTTCAGAATTATTATATTAATTTTCTTGCAAAAATAATTGGTAAACTTGATCTAATTTTTACTAAGATTTTAGCGCGTGTTTTTAAAAGAAGAAAAACTGATTGAAAATAAAAAGGAGTTTATATGAAAAGGCAAGAACAAATCCGTAAAGATCTTATTGAAGTTTTTAATCGTCGTTATGCAACGAAAAAGTTTGATCAGACTAAAAAAATATCTAATGAAGACTGGCAAATTATTATGGAAGCAGCCAGATTATCTCCTAGTTCTTTTGGCTATGAGCCATGGAAGTTTTTATTGATCGAAAATCAGCAAATAAAAGAAGACTTGAAGGATTTGGCTTGGGGAGCAGTAAATAGTCTGAATGGTGCGAGTCACTTTATTATTTGTTTAGCTCGTAATGATGTCACTGCTGATAGTAAATACGCCAAATATATGGTTGAAGAGGTTTTTCATAATCAATATGAAGAGCATTCTCCGCGGACTGATGCTTTTCGAAATTTTCAAGCAAATGATTTTCAGCTTAATGATTCAAAATCTTTATTTGAATGGGCATGTAAGCAGACATATATTGCATTGGGTAATATGTTAACCACTGCTGCATGGCTTGGGATTGATAGTTGTCCAATCGAAGGATTTAATCGTGAAAAGGTTAGTAGTTATTTAATTGATCATAATTTAATGGATCCAGAGCATTATGGACTTTCTCATATGGCAGGATTTGGTTATCGAGATCAGCAAATCACTCCAAAGACACGTCAACCGTTAGATAAAATTTATGAAGTTATAAAATAAAAGCAGAGTCCACTTTTAATGAGTTTAAAAAAGAATCTTAAATTAATAGAAATGCCTTCAAGAATTAGTTTCGCAATTCTTGATTTTTGTTATTCTGACCAAAATTTTGAAGATGATCGAACCCTTTTTTATTTTAACGAAGAAAAGTTATTTCATAAAATTTCCCAAACTGGCAATCCAAACTTATACATGTTGGTTTTTCTTTGCAGAATAATGGACCAAACTGAACAAATATACAAAAAGCAGTGGATATCAGACAAAATATTTGTTGATTCAATGAAAGATTTAACAATTTGGGCCGAAAGTTATTTTGAGAGAACTCAAACATATGGAGTTGATCAGTGGCATTGGTTAGCTTTGACGATGAAAGGTAAAGTTTTTCGTTTAGGAAGGTTACAGTTTGAGCCCAAATTACTTACTGAGGCGATTACTAAGGGTAATGATCATTTTTCAATTGGGACTAAATATTTAAAAATTCATATTCCTGCTGGCAATCATTTATCTAATGGATTAGTTTCTGATTCGCTAAAGCAAGCATCAGAACATTGGCTGGATTATCAAATAGGGATTTGTGAATCTTGGTTATTAGCTCCCGCATTAATCAAAATTTTATCTTCAAATAGTAATATTTTGCAATTTCAAAGACGTTTTATTTTGCTTAATACTGATTTACACAACAAGCAGGCGGAAGAGAGAATTTTTAATTTTGTTCAGGATATAAAACATTATCCAGCTCAAACATCTTTACAAAAAAAGGCGCAATCTTTTCTTCTTTCTGGAAAAAAGATTGGCACCGCTAAAGGATATTTATTCTTAAAGTCATAAAAAGGAGTTGCGTTTTTTACAACTCCTTTTTATTTGGCATCAGTTTGTTTAACGTTGTTAACAAAAGTATCCCAGCCAACTGACAAATAATCGATTTGACTTTTATTTTGATCAGGCATATTAACTACTGCACTTATTAAATCAACTGAAGAACCCTTAGTTTTGTTATTAATCTTACCCTGAATTTCCCAACCGTTGGTACGAGCTTTTTTATTTTTCTTGACATAATAAGGTCCAGAGGTTTTTACTGCGGTAATTTGAATGTCTGATTTTTTAATCTTTTGCTTCTTCTCTTTAGATAAATAATTGTATATTGCTGTTTCTGCTACTTCTTTGGCTTTTGACTTCTTAGTGACAGGTGTTACTTTTTTTACTGTTTTTGTACTTGAATCTTTAACATTAGCGGTCTTATTTGATATTAAAGTACTGCTAAAATATCCACCTACGATAACGATGATAAGTATAATAATCCAAAACCACCAAGTTTTGTAAAAAGGCTTTTTATTTGTTTGATCCATTATTTAATTAATTCACTCCTAATCAATAAAATCTCTTTAACCATTATAAACGAAAGATAAAGAATTATTTTTTGTTTTTAACATCATTAATAACTTTTTGAACTTCATTTTGCTGTAATTCATTAGTTATTTTATTTATTAATTTCTGATCCATTTGAGGTGTCATCTGAGGATTTTTAAGATGTGCTTCTTTAACTTTCTGACCAATAGCATTTTTCATGTAAGATTTTTGTTCTGCTGTTGGTTTACTGAGCTTTTTAAGTTTTTTTCCGAGCAACTGGCTTTGCTTGACGGTCAGGACAGTCCAATTTTTAGGAATCTTAAAAGTATTATTTTGTTCGATAAATTCGTGATCATTGTTGTTGTTAAAAAAAGATTTTGTGAAATTATTTGAATAACCCCAATATGTTTCTCTTTTTACTAGAATAGCTCCATTATTATTAGTAAATTGAACGCTATTGTTTACATGATACCTAAGATCGGTATTATTGTTTTTACCTTTAGGTTGATCTTTATAAAGATAAATTGACA
Proteins encoded in this window:
- the cas9 gene encoding type II CRISPR RNA-guided endonuclease Cas9 (Cas9, originally named Csn1, is the large, multifunctional signature protein of type II CRISPR/Cas systems. It is well known even to general audiences because its RNA-guided endonuclease activity has made it a popular tool for custom editing of eukaryotic genomes.) is translated as MKKYSVGLDIGIGSVGWAVIDDDYQVLKARGKNLMGANLFNSAETAADRRVYRTTRRRLSRRRWRINLLNEIFAPELALVDENFLKRLKYTWVHPLDEKNRSYFYGGAVFGDSQGDKDFYKEYPTIYHLRKKLAEDDNKHDLREVYLAIHHLIKYRGHFLIEGKINPENTFDINELVDYLKEFNEIFYSDSPIFEIKDSSLINQGLLDFDKSKTERVENAIKGFEVEKGDLPILKAILMAIVGNTVDLIKIFDKSQEVEKEEQKNYKFKFSDENLDETLGNLASILSEDEFQFVNNLHNAYDGLTLRSILQEHKSISEAMVQRYEDHKRNLKLLKTKFRNPKTKEAFDEAYRKVLSHDEKLQEPGRKYFRDVIVDKIAEEFSNEPEFDSISGVITNNKSREQDVQQSIVELTAIVKKRVDKLDPLAIEDYQLVQMLNDINLGNFLLTQRNKSNGVIPHQLHENELRKIIEKQSKYYPFLNSTYQKEEKTENKIVGLLTFRVPYYVGPLVEKEKVQGDSTNHWMKRKREGVITPWNLDDMVDTDESAKQFIKRMTIKDTYLIHEDTIPQNSMIYQKYTVLQELNNVRYVLKGETRRCRLPVKLKQKIFNNVFKEHSNVTKRMVEDYILSNEGLNAEIVGLASKTKFNNSLKTYNYFVSVFGRDFVEDPKHEELLEDIVEIQTIFEDKKLIKRQLSKHEELSEEQIKKLSNKHYTGWGRLSKKFLTAKKIYVKLPENATSSNYSILDLLYLTGLNLMEIINDPVYKVNDWISKENQSVEEKNNIYQAISDLAGAPNIKRGIRQSFRILDDIKKAMGGVAPSNVFLEFARETQASKTTNSRINRLKQLYSNKEIKAEFAEISKQLSEENKETIKDDRLYLYYLQLGKDMYTGKPIPIEDISSNYDIDHIVPQAYTKNNSLDNRVLVNRADNARKSDSPTYVPELIERMRPFWLHLLNLGLISKDKFNSLTRKGDFDETQKKRFIARSLVETRQIIKNVAALIEDYFGEDTKAVAIRASLTGDMRRYTHKLKNRDINDYHHAHDALMIATVGKYIQRRGFDANGDFTYDAFNRYTKKWLKEKREEGKDNDRIDPYGFVVGSMRSQSLIQQTNRETGEIVWTEENYQYLLKQLEERNILFTRRTEDSKGQLYKETRFPSKLHDPKTKGKQPFNDKQSVELYGGFDSIQLAYSILVYYKKEFRLMGVRRIWVDAMKKDPEFLERKVEEIAPGAKIILSHIPSEQEIIKDGARMTIGSATELHNAQQLYLAHDLYNNLTIVLKADNEEQADARLERVTTKTASDILNQAFDAITQAMKEYFPMHKNYLKQMLEYRDKFIESKFEDQRDLLQGILSGLHADATYKKIDFSSSFGRFQRKINLSYGLTLGHNFSINDVFLFNSPSGIFQRKVQIKNLPSIRDLE
- the cas1 gene encoding type II CRISPR-associated endonuclease Cas1, whose translation is MGWRTVVITKHSKASYKMEHLIIQTEDDVVKIPMSDIQILLIATTESVITSHLVMELAKRDIKIIFTDNKKMPVGEFNPYYSNLNRNRNILKQISWDSDKKSLLWQAIIKIKITNQAKLLAKYDREKYDGNLANIDLEELINQIEIGDVTNREAVAARMYFQRLFDTKFNRRNDENEINGYLNFGYSILLSLITQEICCAGYLTELGVHHNSMENFYNLASDFIEPFRIFVDEIAFNKTPGSELDMSDKLELVDLLNQTITTNNGDALLSGVIKTFVRSCLKYLSEDVENIPELEIKV
- the cas2 gene encoding CRISPR-associated endonuclease Cas2, encoding MSLRYRVMRLLIFFDVPTLTADDRRNYRKLHQSLVKEGFLMIQESVYSRVLINKQSAAFLEERIQRVAPVNGIVQSMIVTEKQYSEIKFLAGKKIDDVRNSDERMIVI
- the csn2 gene encoding type II-A CRISPR-associated protein Csn2, with product MTKSLTIFPFDPISLKNGYNSINIQNIPLFWKIINSLKEEDKDVLVFSENNKILDFSKYIVYLGDIGSCPSPKQVFYKQILKKLNSFISDESKHNIYLLDREIRNILSKEVFNLGLPLEVSQEWSFDDIIKMLDLSYSFHQNTNPIDLLNEFVDLSFYLGDIRILIFTNLSYYFSKEEFEKVVYELESKEVLVLSLNLSIEGISKNEADKHGCFIDSDFTMFTNW
- the mscL gene encoding large conductance mechanosensitive channel protein MscL; this translates as MSSNDKNSIASGFRRFLLRDNVIGMAIGLVVGSAFSNIIRSFVSNLINPFVSIILNRVNFAQKVLQVGEGPNAIYVRWGQFISDLLNFLILAFIVYMIIWWLNKTIAKNPEDRFGYNAELDELKEIRKIMAYQTLQQDKERKQQKEYNYRNGSANEPRNNEHYRR
- a CDS encoding acyltransferase, whose amino-acid sequence is MEISRRTRSHVDYSHYRQSNFEVLRILSMYAIIIHHLIAHSGFTWSQFKVTPIKIWLMSILPLGKVGVGTFILITGYFTFRHPPKLKTLLRIVTTTSFYSILIYILANLTIPGTRVTPQTFFQSVFPIISNFYWFATAYFFMYILMPYLNTLAEKMALKQYIILLAVLIFVICGPAYLMYYGIPVYGYTDVAVMVLLWFTGAFLRKYEQYINIRSWLLLIFLLVLIAGNFLFHFWGFNIGIEHPKVYTYTMNIGMYNYSFYSYVVAIVVFLLFRNMRLKPNFLVNYAASGVFAVYLIHDNPYISGLIFRNFIHFTKVKELPMVMQQTFTIPAVILFVCLLIEYSRTIMFGKFQNYYINFLAKIIGKLDLIFTKILARVFKRRKTD
- a CDS encoding NAD(P)H-dependent oxidoreductase; the protein is MKRQEQIRKDLIEVFNRRYATKKFDQTKKISNEDWQIIMEAARLSPSSFGYEPWKFLLIENQQIKEDLKDLAWGAVNSLNGASHFIICLARNDVTADSKYAKYMVEEVFHNQYEEHSPRTDAFRNFQANDFQLNDSKSLFEWACKQTYIALGNMLTTAAWLGIDSCPIEGFNREKVSSYLIDHNLMDPEHYGLSHMAGFGYRDQQITPKTRQPLDKIYEVIK
- a CDS encoding acyltransferase domain-containing protein — encoded protein: MSLKKNLKLIEMPSRISFAILDFCYSDQNFEDDRTLFYFNEEKLFHKISQTGNPNLYMLVFLCRIMDQTEQIYKKQWISDKIFVDSMKDLTIWAESYFERTQTYGVDQWHWLALTMKGKVFRLGRLQFEPKLLTEAITKGNDHFSIGTKYLKIHIPAGNHLSNGLVSDSLKQASEHWLDYQIGICESWLLAPALIKILSSNSNILQFQRRFILLNTDLHNKQAEERIFNFVQDIKHYPAQTSLQKKAQSFLLSGKKIGTAKGYLFLKS